From Gimesia panareensis, the proteins below share one genomic window:
- a CDS encoding sialidase family protein, protein MRFPLTLTVLLLFTICTSLHAGSKDTPVATRELLKDFAHPPVNFTPGAESNSEARKYQGIPTIERAPGGRLWAGWYAGPIHEDRFNYVMAATSNDDGKTWSDLKFVINPDGDGPRRASDPCFWLDPAGKLWLFWWMNGGDLNVTMSITTENPDAENPTWTKPRALFPGVMINKPIVTKNGEWLMPAAIWHQDDSCRVMVSRDQGRTWALRGAANVPKDRRNCDEPMLVERQDGSLWLLVRTSGHGIGDAVSTDGGRTWTEVKDHLQQTTSRFHIQRLASGNLLMIKHNGIDERGRGRNHLTAYLSDDDGKTWKGGLLLDARDTVSYPDATQAPDGTIYVIYDWNRADEKHILLTTFTEADVLAGKYQSSAARQRVLINHATGVNPKPWRKKQRVTSLNKHAKAATLIKEPAAQLKPVKGELRDVKLGEAIFSNRSYTFHDKLPPFLKGGQFVFSPMEHTEVVCTTPGVVYVVTPLPDRNQDSVTDELQKQGFELAAVPEFVLFLMPGGREISGNVCSVYQRRVAAGDRIKFGKWGVVITKPE, encoded by the coding sequence ATGAGATTCCCCCTGACGCTCACCGTCCTCCTGCTATTCACGATCTGTACTTCCCTACACGCCGGTTCGAAGGACACTCCCGTTGCCACCAGGGAGTTGCTGAAGGATTTCGCTCATCCGCCGGTGAATTTCACTCCGGGAGCAGAATCGAACTCCGAAGCACGAAAATACCAGGGGATCCCGACGATTGAACGCGCGCCAGGCGGTCGCCTGTGGGCGGGCTGGTATGCCGGTCCGATTCATGAAGACCGCTTTAACTACGTGATGGCGGCTACCAGTAACGACGATGGCAAGACGTGGAGCGATTTGAAATTTGTGATCAACCCCGACGGCGACGGACCACGGCGCGCTTCGGATCCCTGTTTCTGGCTGGACCCTGCGGGCAAGCTGTGGCTGTTCTGGTGGATGAACGGGGGCGACCTGAATGTGACGATGTCGATCACGACTGAGAATCCCGATGCGGAAAATCCAACCTGGACCAAACCACGGGCGTTGTTCCCCGGCGTGATGATCAACAAGCCGATCGTCACTAAAAACGGGGAATGGCTCATGCCGGCAGCGATCTGGCACCAGGACGACAGTTGTCGCGTCATGGTATCCCGCGATCAGGGTCGCACCTGGGCACTGCGGGGTGCCGCCAACGTTCCGAAGGACCGCCGGAACTGCGATGAACCGATGCTCGTCGAACGGCAGGACGGCTCTCTCTGGCTGCTGGTCCGTACATCCGGCCACGGGATTGGCGATGCGGTCTCCACCGACGGTGGTCGCACCTGGACGGAAGTGAAAGATCATCTGCAGCAAACCACTTCCCGCTTCCATATCCAGCGACTGGCATCCGGAAATCTGTTAATGATCAAGCATAACGGAATCGATGAACGCGGACGCGGGCGTAACCATCTGACCGCCTACCTCTCTGATGACGACGGCAAAACGTGGAAGGGAGGGTTGCTGCTGGACGCACGCGATACGGTTTCGTACCCGGACGCCACCCAGGCCCCTGACGGGACCATCTATGTGATTTATGACTGGAACCGGGCGGACGAGAAACACATTCTGCTGACGACGTTCACGGAAGCTGATGTTTTGGCCGGGAAGTATCAAAGTTCCGCGGCGCGTCAGCGCGTCCTCATCAACCACGCCACGGGGGTCAATCCCAAGCCCTGGCGGAAGAAGCAGCGGGTCACTTCTCTGAATAAGCATGCAAAAGCGGCCACCTTGATCAAGGAACCCGCCGCACAGCTGAAACCCGTCAAGGGTGAACTGCGCGACGTCAAACTCGGTGAAGCGATCTTCAGCAACCGCAGCTATACCTTCCATGACAAGTTGCCCCCGTTCCTGAAGGGCGGGCAATTTGTCTTCAGTCCGATGGAGCATACCGAAGTCGTCTGCACCACACCGGGCGTGGTCTACGTCGTGACACCGCTGCCGGACCGCAACCAAGACAGCGTGACGGACGAATTACAAAAGCAGGGGTTCGAGCTGGCTGCAGTTCCCGAATTCGTGCTGTTTCTGATGCCGGGCGGACGCGAGATCTCCGGCAACGTCTGTTCGGTCTATCAGCGCCGCGTCGCGGCAGGCGACCGAATCAAGTTCGGCAAATGGGGTGTCGTGATCACGAAACCGGAATGA